A genome region from Eurosta solidaginis isolate ZX-2024a chromosome 2, ASM4086904v1, whole genome shotgun sequence includes the following:
- the LOC137241128 gene encoding protein FAM151B, translated as MALNDKTNLTAIKWAHAVNSLHELEEALESDIQMIEADIVLGKLNNTGVDLPIMAHPPAKSSDLSLMEFLLRILEHNEDNDDDDAKGVKLDFKSIEVFEGSLDIMSQLIPLMTQPVWLNADIISGPVNETDSIPVDPARFFAGAANFETVVLSIGWTTDWGANYSEGAYTDEAIDEMVTAIKNHNVTSKPYPITFPVRAGIAANSLDQLHNLVTAVNETNKSSITIWSSANDFVNVEKLRNLIYSLGFDRVYLDVPQALAAQLNLGRVVTEKEAPAIGLPTLLSLSVVSACLVLAGMWLSRVR; from the exons ATGGCGTTAAATGATAAAACAAATCTAACCGCTATCAAATGGGCACATGCAGTAAACAGCCTGCACGAATTAGAGGAAGCACTTGAGA GTGATATACAAATGATTGAGGCAGACATTGTGCTTGGAAAACTTAATAATACCGGCGTTGATCTACCGATAATGGCTCATCCTCCAGCCAAGTCATCAGATTTGTCATTAATGGAATTTTTGTTGCGCATTTTGGAGCATAATGaagataatgatgatgatgatgcaaAGGGTGTGAAATTGGATTTCAAATCAATTGAAGTGTTTGAGGGCTCATTGGATATTATGAGTCAGCTGATACCATTG ATGACTCAACCTGTTTGGCTTAACGCCGACATCATCAGCGGACCAGTGAACGAAACCGACAGCATACCCGTGGATCCAGCACGTTTCTTTGCAGGTGCAGCAAATTTCGAAACTGTTGTACTTTCGATTGGTTGGACAACGGATTGGGGAGCGAATTATAGCGAAGGCGCCTATACAGACGAAGCAATCGATGAGATGGTGACTGCAATTAAG AATCACAACGTCACCAGCAAACCATATCCCATCACATTTCCTGTGCGCGCTGGCATTGCAGCCAATAGCTTGGATCAGCTACACAACCTTGTGACGGCTGTTAATGAGACAAATAAAAGTTCCATTACGATTTGGTCATCGgccaacgattttgttaatgtCGAAAAATTGCGTAATTTAATATATTCACTCGGTTTTGATCGGGTATATTTGGATGTGCCGCAAGCGCTGGCCGCTCAATTGAATTTGGGTCGTGTGGTGACTGAGAAGGAGGCACCTGCTATAGGACTACCAACTTTGCTTAGTTTAAGCGTGGTTAGCGCTTGTTTGGTTTTAGCCGGCATGTGGCTTAGTCGTGTTAGATAA